AGATGGAGGGGAACATTCGAAGATGCCCAAACAGTTATATAGATGGTCTGCGCTGATGATTTTAGCACATCCAGACGCGTTAAGCCTCCAATATGGACGGATTGTCCTACCTGCAACAGTTTACAgccataaagaaaaaaaaaagacaactCTAAATATCCACCATTAGAATCACTTTAAGGCTGATATTGTCTGTCAGGTTTTTAAAAGCTCCAAGGGTAAAGACTTGCACAAGGATATTCAGGGTATAAGGTCGGGATAGTTGAATTATCTGTGTTCAACTGTTTCATTTGTTAACTGGGAAACTAACATGAATAATGCCATCATcttacaattttttatttggaGGAAAGGAAATGCTAGGAGGGAGTGGGAATTCAGGTTTTTTCTCTTGGTCATATTATGATAGTGATATGCCTCTAGTAAAGGAACAAGAGCATGTGGCTTATTTCAAACATAATGATCACGTCCATTAACAGATTGCACAAAACAGTCCTTTCCAGTTATTTCCAGGTATGGAACCTTGTAGATATTAAGTCCATAATTAAATAATTATACAGGTCAACTACCTTGATGAAAAAATAATAGAACATGTAATAAAGCCACTTACTTTCACCCTGAAGGACCGTGGCCGCAATTCTTTCCTTATTTCAATCATCTTTCGTTCCTCATTATTTAATCTCATTGCCATTATGTATGGATGCAACAAGCCAGGAGTGTCATACATTTTTGCCTTTGCAGGTAAAACACCTGTTACCCTCAGTATGCCTAATGTAGTTCCTGGGACAGCAGCTTCAGTCAATCTTGTGATTTTAACACCTTGTTTCTTTGCAATTGCATTGATCAGCGTAGATTTCCCAGCATTCTGTGCACCAATCACCCAAACGTTGCTACGAGGTCCTGCTGATTCCTTTATGTATGAAATTAGGTTTCTAACAGCCAAATCTCTGTGGACGCTGATCAAGAAAACAGCATCTAGCTTTGGTGCTCCAAAAGCCTTAGCACGGCCACGAACCCACCTATCGAACCGCACTCCCATTTGCTGCCATGGAAGCAAATCTACCTTTGTACCAACAAGAACAAGCCTTGGTGTTTCACTCACCTTAGAATTTCTCCTTCCTTCAAGTGCCTTGAACAATGACTTGGCAGCTCGCTTCGGAAATGACCCATCAAAGTCTGCACAATCCACCACCATGACAATAACCGGGGCGCTAGTCGACCTCTTCATCAACCGAGACGAAATGAACCGATCAAAATCAAAGTCCGGGATCAAGTTCTCGGCCTTGTCATTCTTCACAAGCCCATAATTTCTCAGCGAGTGGCACCGGGCACAGACCACGGCCAGGTTCTCCTCAGCCTCAGCTCTCTTGGCCTCCCTCTCCCGGCGCTTCCTTTCAGACTTGGACAGCTTCTCTTTCTTCAGCATCTGGATTGTCTCCTCAGTGATGTTCCCATACCCGACACCAGGTGGGGTGAAACCGTCCAGTTCTTTCCTCCATTTCTCATCCTCGTCTTCTTCCATCTCCTCCCAATCAGAGTCCCAATCACTGGCAAAACCATCAATATCAGCGCCAGCCTTCACTGCTGACTCatcctcttcatcctcctcaATTTCTTCAAGAAACTCATCAATATCGCTGTCCAGGCCCTCCAATTCATCATCTGATTCTGACATCAATACGTCCTCCACCACCCCAGCCTCCTCATCTTCACGAAACGCAACCGTATCGGCGGTAAGAAGCACTTTTTCACTTTCTCCCATCTCATCCTGGGAGCTGCGGGAGGGGTTCTTGAAGAAGCCGGGGAGGTTAGGATCCGCATCCTGCATGAAGACCCCGCATCCAGGACATACAggccggccgacggcggcgtccTCGCCATCACTGCCCTCACTGATGACCGGAGCCAGCGGCCTGCCGCGCCTGCTGGTGGATACAGCAGAGCAAGAAAGGCGGCGTCTCTGAGACAAGAATGGcggggggaggaaggggaggaggcagggaggTGGAGCTCGGGGGGAGAGGATGCGGAAGGGAAGGCGAGCCGCCGCCAGGGCGGGGATTGGGAGGGGTTTAGCCATTCGGGAGGTGCAGTGGCGAAGAGGATAAGAGTGTTCCGTCTAATTTCTTTCTTGACcgtttttccttcttttttccctGTGTGCCGGAAAGTCTTCTAGGAGTAATCTTGATTCTTCAATCCTTCGGatcctggaaaaaaaaacatgacaaCTAGATAAAGTTGCCACAGAAGTTTCCTGCGCACCTGTGAATGCTTACTTCAGACTTTGCTATCTAAATATAGTTGTAATAATCCTAAAATAGTGTTCGATAAACTAGTATGAAGCAACAACAATAAGCTCTTCCATGCAGCACAGATACGGATTTACATATCGGTATTGTCATATCGGAtttatcattttgcattttctaaaaaactaaTGCACAACGGACACTTTCAGAATCTGAACCAAACATTTTGATAAAAGCTGCCAAGCTTGCCCAAAACAAGCATTCCCTTAAATGCGCTGACTTCTTCAGCTTTCTCCTTTTGTCACCGACACATTTTGAATGGGCTAAAAAAGTTTCTGgctgttgacgctcgttattaaCACACTTTTAATATCATTTTAAGtgatatttttatatatattcttatactaacccgccacttgacacctgaaataaccccgttTTCGCATATGTAttatattttggaggacattctgtttttgcagaaaattggacctaaaagcatatttttgaataaagctCTAAACAAGTAACGAACCTGTCAAAGATAAAGGCCAGTGGGCTCAGAAagagcccaagccgatcggcttggtaAAGCCCAAGCCGATTGGCCAGGGGTCTCCTAGCCCTCTCCGACGCTTATTTTTAGCAAGCACTCCTCTACGATTACTTAAGAGCTACAATTGTGAAGATATGACAAGTATCATTTCGAGATCAAAAAGGCATCAAAGAAGATTGAGCGAAAATTTGGAacgttatcaaagatcaatctcaacTCGAAGCTATCGACATGCCAAGctcacatgcatacaaaaataagcttTCAGAATATTAGAGGAGACTTGGCGATGAAGTTGGCC
The genomic region above belongs to Setaria italica strain Yugu1 chromosome VI, Setaria_italica_v2.0, whole genome shotgun sequence and contains:
- the LOC101777623 gene encoding GTP-binding protein BRASSINAZOLE INSENSITIVE PALE GREEN 2, chloroplastic, which encodes MAKPLPIPALAAARLPFRILSPRAPPPCLLPFLPPPFLSQRRRLSCSAVSTSRRGRPLAPVISEGSDGEDAAVGRPVCPGCGVFMQDADPNLPGFFKNPSRSSQDEMGESEKVLLTADTVAFREDEEAGVVEDVLMSESDDELEGLDSDIDEFLEEIEEDEEDESAVKAGADIDGFASDWDSDWEEMEEDEDEKWRKELDGFTPPGVGYGNITEETIQMLKKEKLSKSERKRREREAKRAEAEENLAVVCARCHSLRNYGLVKNDKAENLIPDFDFDRFISSRLMKRSTSAPVIVMVVDCADFDGSFPKRAAKSLFKALEGRRNSKVSETPRLVLVGTKVDLLPWQQMGVRFDRWVRGRAKAFGAPKLDAVFLISVHRDLAVRNLISYIKESAGPRSNVWVIGAQNAGKSTLINAIAKKQGVKITRLTEAAVPGTTLGILRVTGVLPAKAKMYDTPGLLHPYIMAMRLNNEERKMIEIRKELRPRSFRVKVGQSVHIGGLTRLDVLKSSAQTIYITVWASSNVPLHLGKTDNADELRDRHFGIRLQPPIGPERVNELGHWTERQIEVSGASWDVNSMDIAVSGLGWYSLGLKGTATVSLWTFEGIGVTERDAMILHRAQFLERPGFWLPIAIANAIGEETRKNNERRKAEQRRKEEEEEELLLEEMV